A genomic region of Trifolium pratense cultivar HEN17-A07 linkage group LG3, ARS_RC_1.1, whole genome shotgun sequence contains the following coding sequences:
- the LOC123915727 gene encoding ran-binding protein 6-like isoform X1, translating to MASTSESNSTPRFWSPPLPPPKPPPGFSLRNPFDPDINSPHRNFFEQRIVKRRFIENNQDKSLIHGHKLQDHTAIFIESNDLSSLQEAIDEYAQTKDESLLTIFKSFELNYPNSFSFKLAKILQLHPPFQIRTEIVAILHSIQKNPTSFLHSKILMAMRNLLLHSVKVESEEILFPVLCQTIGLLADRLYRSSLVWEELLQYACDCISADSQSNNKKGLTLFVEFPVNAFQNREFWLNQGNFDLVVLKNSEFIYSMDQDLKALAYDSSISLMLLSKNFQKTDLYDSLLLILLNIIDQHGDEQVLVNRVSRLCDLVSLDDGNFFKGKYGEVFWCMIRAAEVEGASEELRIKACTVIKELYEENVIKNVSCEEMKRVLVVAMNMLSCVVDDPLWYDVDYEYSVNVGLTDGFYLGIFLFNSLSLDGDEGVFVPTAIEIITVKYASKIDWQLRHAALLAIGWIAERNFKGQDMIQYFDQVVSLVLKSLDDLDPRVLWAAMHAIACLSEFKEQLMHGDYHKKLLTKLVPIIRWNSCVRVQLYAVIGIHSLVKNCGIDKILPFGEPMVASLLVLLLLKHDKQKLQVEAIDTLKSFAVSMPVTFRQNYYDTTMETLKVIVFNKHSSPALLIFAKCLECMIYLVRKVGPDSFKEEEAVQVVESLISLEGKLSNTGYFAKCIILQALEQICRCPRVSIDKFIDKLMPMLLGSIQHYLDLTVDKLKDDGEKDLVETMIVQACNILSYFAVRSSRSFPPHIGKVNTMFTRLLGCSSFQIRKASILGLPNLLLSLKVADKNMEIKRGFTFFIVQSLIEALKKETDRDLYTIVMRLLARCIQTSSSFFSDQLIKVIADGIDDTTKKIIDTEINKAEEVVASESGCESLPTEDTLQEVVQLIETTIITFKDRCKLHVDDLMSNVVDFLADDNPDRLVAFAISIFNVTFPLFPDKLPTYHDRYNLAFCFALKRDYPCSGLHATRAIGICAMYGGDQFKSSANVCILRLYKVISKRLSISELLYDTAVSALGKIIEFQRDIIGPKVVQKWLNFLPLKHAYDEARYAHGLLSKLIQSSDEDLFGSNNKNLPMIISAIKEILSGPDRIGTEEAINQMIDFIDQHGGMEIELGGTRGTTFIVF from the exons ATGGCGTCAACCTCTGAATCAAACTCAACTCCGAGATTTTGGTCACCACCGCTACCACCACCAAAACCACCGCCAGGATTTTCCCTACGAAATCCGTTTGATCCAGATATAAATTCGCCACATCGCAATTTCTTTGAACAGAGAATTGTCAAGAGAAGATTCATCGAAAATAATCAAGATAAATCACTCATTCATGGCCATAAACTTCAAGATCACACTGCAATTTTCATCGAATCCAACGACTTATCGTCGCTTCAAGAAGCAATTGATGAATACGCTCAAACCAAGGATGAATCGTTGTTGACGATCTTCAAATCTTTCGAACTTAATTACCCTAATTCATTCTCATTCAAGCTTGCTAAAATCCTCCAGTTGCATCCTCCGTTTCAAATACGAACTGAAATCGTTGCTATCCTTCATTCAATTCAAAAGAATCCAACGAGTTTTCTCCACTCCAAAATCCTTATGGCAATGAGAAACCTTCTCCTTCATTCAGTTAAGGTAGAATCCGAAGAAATTCTGTTTCCTGTGCTATGCCAAACGATTGGTTTACTCGCTGATAGGTTGTACCGATCCTCTCTTGTTTGGGAGGAGCTTCTTCAGTATGCTTGTGATTGCATTTCTGCTGACTCGCAATCAAACAATAAGAAAGGGCTTACGTTGTTTGTGGAATTTCCGGTGAATGCTTTTCAAAACAGAGAGTTCTGGCTGAATCAAGGGAACTTTGATCTCGTTGTCTTGAAGAATTCGGAATTTATTTACTCGATGGATCAGGATTTGAAGGCGCTGGCATACGATTCATCGATTTCATTGATGTTATTGTCGAAGAATTTTCAGAAAACAGATTTATATGATTCTCTcttgttgattttgttgaatATCATTGATCAGCATGGAGATGAACAGGTTCTGGTTAATAGGGTTAGTCGTTTGTGTGATTTAGTTTCATTGGATGATGGAAATTTCTTTAAGGGGAAATATGGCGAAGTGTTTTGGTGCATGATTCGGGCAGCGGAGGTAGAAGGTGCAAGCGAGGAACTGAGGATTAAAGCGTGTACTGTTATCAAGGAGCTCTATGAAGAGAATGTGATCAAGAATGTTTCTTGTGAGGAAATGAAGAGAGTCCTTGTAGTTGCTATGAACATGTTGTCGTGTGTTGTTGATGATCCTCTTTGGTATGATGTTGACTATGAGTACAGTGTGAACGTTGGGTTGACAGATGGTTTCTACCTTGGGATTTTCTTGTTCAATTCACTCTCTTTAGATGGGGATGAAGGTGTGTTTGTTCCCACGGCAATTGAGATAATAACAGTGAAATATGCATCAAAGATTGATTGGCAGCTTCGTCATGCAGCATTGCTTGCCATTGGTTGGATTGCAGAGAGAAACTTCAAAGGG CAGGACATGATACAATACTTTGACCAAGTGGTGAGTCTGGTCCTTAAGTCACTGGATGATCTGGACCCCCGGGTACTTTGGGCTGCTATGCACGCAATTGCGTGTttgagtgaatttaaggaacaACTAATGCATGGCGATTATCACAAGAAGTTATTGACTAAACTAGTTCCCATCATTAGATGGAACTCTTGTGTACGTGTACAG TTATATGCTGTTATTGGCATTCATTCCTTGGTAAAAAATTGTGGCATAGACAAAATATTACCTTTTGGGGAACCAATGGTAGCATCATTACTTGTACTACTACTTCTTAAG CATGATAAACAGAAGTTACAGGTCGAAGCTATTGATACCCTGAAATCTTTTGCAGTTTCAATGCCG GTAACTTTTCGTCAAAATTATTACGATACAACAATGGAAACACTGAAAGTCATTGTGTTTAATAAGCATAGTTCACCTGCATTGTTGATCTTTGCCAAATGTCTAGAATGTATGATATATCTTGTTAGGAAAGTTGGGCCAGATAGTTTCAAAGAGGAGGAAGCTGTTCAG GTCGTGGAATCTCTAATATCACTTGAAGGAAAATTGAGCAATACAGGATACTTTGCAAAATGTATCATCTTACAG GCTCTAGAACAAATCTGCCGATGCCCAAGAGTGAGTATTGACAAATTTATAGATAAACTTATGCCAATGTTGCTTGGGTCCATTCAACACTATCTTGACTTAACGGTCGATAAGCTCAAGGATGATGGTGAAAAGGATTTGGTTGAAACTATGATAGTTCAGGCTTGTAATATATTGTCATATTTTGCTGTTCGGTCATCAAGAAGCTTTCCCCCCCACATTGGCAAG GTCAATACAATGTTTACACGCTTGCTTGGTTGTTCTAGTTTTCAAATTCGAAAGGCTTCTATTTTAG GTCTTCCAAACCTATTACTCTCACTTAAAGTAGCTGACAAAAATATGGAGATTAAAAGAGGTTTTACTTTCTTCATTGTGCAATCTCTGATTGAAGCGTTGAAGAAG GAAACAGATAGGGATTTGTATACAATAGTAATGAGGTTACTTGCCAGATGCATTCAG ACCTCTAGTTCATTTTTCAGTGACCAATTGATCAAGGTTATTGCTGATGGAATAGATGATACAACAAAAAAGATTATTGATACTGAAATAAATAAAGCAGAAGAAGTGGTGGCTTCAGAAAGTGGGTGTGAATCTTTACCAACAGAAGATACACTTCAG GAGGTAGTTCAGTTAATAGAAACAACAATCATCACATTTAAAGACCGATGCAAGCTACATGTTGATGACCTCATGTCAaatgttgttgattttttg GCTGATGACAATCCAGATAGACTGGTGGCTTTTGCAATTTCCATTTTTAACGTTACCTTTCCACTATTCCCAGACAAATTGCCGAC GTATCATGACAGATATAATTTAGCCTTCTGTTTTGCTTTAAAGAGAGATTATCCTTGTTCTGGGCTg CATGCTACACGGGCGATTGGTATCTGTGCTATGTATGGAGGCGATCAATTTAAATCCTCTGCTAATG TGTGTATCTTAAGGCTATACAAAGTCATCAGTAAAAGACTTTCAATTAGTGAACTATTATATGATACCGCAGTTTCAGCTCTTGGAAAAATCATTGAGTTTCAACGTGACATTATTGGCCCTAAG GTGGTTCAAAAATGGTTAAACTTCTTGCCGTTGAAGCATGCTTACGATGAAGCTAGATATGCACATGGACTGCTTTCTAAATTGATACAAAG TTCGGATGAAGACCTATTTGGAAGCAATAACAAGAATCTTCCCATGATCATTTCCGCCATAAAAGAA attttatCTGGACCTGACCGTATTGGAACTGAGGAAGCTATTAATCAGATGATTGATTTCATAGATCAACATGGTGGGATGGAAATTGAATTAGGAGGTACAAGAGGTACAACATTCATCGTCTTCTAA
- the LOC123915727 gene encoding ran-binding protein 6-like isoform X2: MASTSESNSTPRFWSPPLPPPKPPPGFSLRNPFDPDINSPHRNFFEQRIVKRRFIENNQDKSLIHGHKLQDHTAIFIESNDLSSLQEAIDEYAQTKDESLLTIFKSFELNYPNSFSFKLAKILQLHPPFQIRTEIVAILHSIQKNPTSFLHSKILMAMRNLLLHSVKVESEEILFPVLCQTIGLLADRLYRSSLVWEELLQYACDCISADSQSNNKKGLTLFVEFPVNAFQNREFWLNQGNFDLVVLKNSEFIYSMDQDLKALAYDSSISLMLLSKNFQKTDLYDSLLLILLNIIDQHGDEQVLVNRVSRLCDLVSLDDGNFFKGKYGEVFWCMIRAAEVEGASEELRIKACTVIKELYEENVIKNVSCEEMKRVLVVAMNMLSCVVDDPLWYDVDYEYSVNVGLTDGFYLGIFLFNSLSLDGDEGVFVPTAIEIITVKYASKIDWQLRHAALLAIGWIAERNFKGDMIQYFDQVVSLVLKSLDDLDPRVLWAAMHAIACLSEFKEQLMHGDYHKKLLTKLVPIIRWNSCVRVQLYAVIGIHSLVKNCGIDKILPFGEPMVASLLVLLLLKHDKQKLQVEAIDTLKSFAVSMPVTFRQNYYDTTMETLKVIVFNKHSSPALLIFAKCLECMIYLVRKVGPDSFKEEEAVQVVESLISLEGKLSNTGYFAKCIILQALEQICRCPRVSIDKFIDKLMPMLLGSIQHYLDLTVDKLKDDGEKDLVETMIVQACNILSYFAVRSSRSFPPHIGKVNTMFTRLLGCSSFQIRKASILGLPNLLLSLKVADKNMEIKRGFTFFIVQSLIEALKKETDRDLYTIVMRLLARCIQTSSSFFSDQLIKVIADGIDDTTKKIIDTEINKAEEVVASESGCESLPTEDTLQEVVQLIETTIITFKDRCKLHVDDLMSNVVDFLADDNPDRLVAFAISIFNVTFPLFPDKLPTYHDRYNLAFCFALKRDYPCSGLHATRAIGICAMYGGDQFKSSANVCILRLYKVISKRLSISELLYDTAVSALGKIIEFQRDIIGPKVVQKWLNFLPLKHAYDEARYAHGLLSKLIQSSDEDLFGSNNKNLPMIISAIKEILSGPDRIGTEEAINQMIDFIDQHGGMEIELGGTRGTTFIVF; the protein is encoded by the exons ATGGCGTCAACCTCTGAATCAAACTCAACTCCGAGATTTTGGTCACCACCGCTACCACCACCAAAACCACCGCCAGGATTTTCCCTACGAAATCCGTTTGATCCAGATATAAATTCGCCACATCGCAATTTCTTTGAACAGAGAATTGTCAAGAGAAGATTCATCGAAAATAATCAAGATAAATCACTCATTCATGGCCATAAACTTCAAGATCACACTGCAATTTTCATCGAATCCAACGACTTATCGTCGCTTCAAGAAGCAATTGATGAATACGCTCAAACCAAGGATGAATCGTTGTTGACGATCTTCAAATCTTTCGAACTTAATTACCCTAATTCATTCTCATTCAAGCTTGCTAAAATCCTCCAGTTGCATCCTCCGTTTCAAATACGAACTGAAATCGTTGCTATCCTTCATTCAATTCAAAAGAATCCAACGAGTTTTCTCCACTCCAAAATCCTTATGGCAATGAGAAACCTTCTCCTTCATTCAGTTAAGGTAGAATCCGAAGAAATTCTGTTTCCTGTGCTATGCCAAACGATTGGTTTACTCGCTGATAGGTTGTACCGATCCTCTCTTGTTTGGGAGGAGCTTCTTCAGTATGCTTGTGATTGCATTTCTGCTGACTCGCAATCAAACAATAAGAAAGGGCTTACGTTGTTTGTGGAATTTCCGGTGAATGCTTTTCAAAACAGAGAGTTCTGGCTGAATCAAGGGAACTTTGATCTCGTTGTCTTGAAGAATTCGGAATTTATTTACTCGATGGATCAGGATTTGAAGGCGCTGGCATACGATTCATCGATTTCATTGATGTTATTGTCGAAGAATTTTCAGAAAACAGATTTATATGATTCTCTcttgttgattttgttgaatATCATTGATCAGCATGGAGATGAACAGGTTCTGGTTAATAGGGTTAGTCGTTTGTGTGATTTAGTTTCATTGGATGATGGAAATTTCTTTAAGGGGAAATATGGCGAAGTGTTTTGGTGCATGATTCGGGCAGCGGAGGTAGAAGGTGCAAGCGAGGAACTGAGGATTAAAGCGTGTACTGTTATCAAGGAGCTCTATGAAGAGAATGTGATCAAGAATGTTTCTTGTGAGGAAATGAAGAGAGTCCTTGTAGTTGCTATGAACATGTTGTCGTGTGTTGTTGATGATCCTCTTTGGTATGATGTTGACTATGAGTACAGTGTGAACGTTGGGTTGACAGATGGTTTCTACCTTGGGATTTTCTTGTTCAATTCACTCTCTTTAGATGGGGATGAAGGTGTGTTTGTTCCCACGGCAATTGAGATAATAACAGTGAAATATGCATCAAAGATTGATTGGCAGCTTCGTCATGCAGCATTGCTTGCCATTGGTTGGATTGCAGAGAGAAACTTCAAAGGG GACATGATACAATACTTTGACCAAGTGGTGAGTCTGGTCCTTAAGTCACTGGATGATCTGGACCCCCGGGTACTTTGGGCTGCTATGCACGCAATTGCGTGTttgagtgaatttaaggaacaACTAATGCATGGCGATTATCACAAGAAGTTATTGACTAAACTAGTTCCCATCATTAGATGGAACTCTTGTGTACGTGTACAG TTATATGCTGTTATTGGCATTCATTCCTTGGTAAAAAATTGTGGCATAGACAAAATATTACCTTTTGGGGAACCAATGGTAGCATCATTACTTGTACTACTACTTCTTAAG CATGATAAACAGAAGTTACAGGTCGAAGCTATTGATACCCTGAAATCTTTTGCAGTTTCAATGCCG GTAACTTTTCGTCAAAATTATTACGATACAACAATGGAAACACTGAAAGTCATTGTGTTTAATAAGCATAGTTCACCTGCATTGTTGATCTTTGCCAAATGTCTAGAATGTATGATATATCTTGTTAGGAAAGTTGGGCCAGATAGTTTCAAAGAGGAGGAAGCTGTTCAG GTCGTGGAATCTCTAATATCACTTGAAGGAAAATTGAGCAATACAGGATACTTTGCAAAATGTATCATCTTACAG GCTCTAGAACAAATCTGCCGATGCCCAAGAGTGAGTATTGACAAATTTATAGATAAACTTATGCCAATGTTGCTTGGGTCCATTCAACACTATCTTGACTTAACGGTCGATAAGCTCAAGGATGATGGTGAAAAGGATTTGGTTGAAACTATGATAGTTCAGGCTTGTAATATATTGTCATATTTTGCTGTTCGGTCATCAAGAAGCTTTCCCCCCCACATTGGCAAG GTCAATACAATGTTTACACGCTTGCTTGGTTGTTCTAGTTTTCAAATTCGAAAGGCTTCTATTTTAG GTCTTCCAAACCTATTACTCTCACTTAAAGTAGCTGACAAAAATATGGAGATTAAAAGAGGTTTTACTTTCTTCATTGTGCAATCTCTGATTGAAGCGTTGAAGAAG GAAACAGATAGGGATTTGTATACAATAGTAATGAGGTTACTTGCCAGATGCATTCAG ACCTCTAGTTCATTTTTCAGTGACCAATTGATCAAGGTTATTGCTGATGGAATAGATGATACAACAAAAAAGATTATTGATACTGAAATAAATAAAGCAGAAGAAGTGGTGGCTTCAGAAAGTGGGTGTGAATCTTTACCAACAGAAGATACACTTCAG GAGGTAGTTCAGTTAATAGAAACAACAATCATCACATTTAAAGACCGATGCAAGCTACATGTTGATGACCTCATGTCAaatgttgttgattttttg GCTGATGACAATCCAGATAGACTGGTGGCTTTTGCAATTTCCATTTTTAACGTTACCTTTCCACTATTCCCAGACAAATTGCCGAC GTATCATGACAGATATAATTTAGCCTTCTGTTTTGCTTTAAAGAGAGATTATCCTTGTTCTGGGCTg CATGCTACACGGGCGATTGGTATCTGTGCTATGTATGGAGGCGATCAATTTAAATCCTCTGCTAATG TGTGTATCTTAAGGCTATACAAAGTCATCAGTAAAAGACTTTCAATTAGTGAACTATTATATGATACCGCAGTTTCAGCTCTTGGAAAAATCATTGAGTTTCAACGTGACATTATTGGCCCTAAG GTGGTTCAAAAATGGTTAAACTTCTTGCCGTTGAAGCATGCTTACGATGAAGCTAGATATGCACATGGACTGCTTTCTAAATTGATACAAAG TTCGGATGAAGACCTATTTGGAAGCAATAACAAGAATCTTCCCATGATCATTTCCGCCATAAAAGAA attttatCTGGACCTGACCGTATTGGAACTGAGGAAGCTATTAATCAGATGATTGATTTCATAGATCAACATGGTGGGATGGAAATTGAATTAGGAGGTACAAGAGGTACAACATTCATCGTCTTCTAA
- the LOC123915727 gene encoding importin-5-like isoform X3, whose protein sequence is MASTSESNSTPRFWSPPLPPPKPPPGFSLRNPFDPDINSPHRNFFEQRIVKRRFIENNQDKSLIHGHKLQDHTAIFIESNDLSSLQEAIDEYAQTKDESLLTIFKSFELNYPNSFSFKLAKILQLHPPFQIRTEIVAILHSIQKNPTSFLHSKILMAMRNLLLHSVKVESEEILFPVLCQTIGLLADRLYRSSLVWEELLQYACDCISADSQSNNKKGLTLFVEFPVNAFQNREFWLNQGNFDLVVLKNSEFIYSMDQDLKALAYDSSISLMLLSKNFQKTDLYDSLLLILLNIIDQHGDEQVLVNRVSRLCDLVSLDDGNFFKGKYGEVFWCMIRAAEVEGASEELRIKACTVIKELYEENVIKNVSCEEMKRVLVVAMNMLSCVVDDPLWYDVDYEYSVNVGLTDGFYLGIFLFNSLSLDGDEGVFVPTAIEIITVKYASKIDWQLRHAALLAIGWIAERNFKGQDMIQYFDQVVSLVLKSLDDLDPRVLWAAMHAIACLSEFKEQLMHGDYHKKLLTKLVPIIRWNSCVRVQLYAVIGIHSLVKNCGIDKILPFGEPMVASLLVLLLLKHDKQKLQVEAIDTLKSFAVSMPVTFRQNYYDTTMETLKVIVFNKHSSPALLIFAKCLECMIYLVRKVGPDSFKEEEAVQVVESLISLEGKLSNTGYFAKCIILQALEQICRCPRVSIDKFIDKLMPMLLGSIQHYLDLTVDKLKDDGEKDLVETMIVQACNILSYFAVRSSRSFPPHIGKETDRDLYTIVMRLLARCIQTSSSFFSDQLIKVIADGIDDTTKKIIDTEINKAEEVVASESGCESLPTEDTLQEVVQLIETTIITFKDRCKLHVDDLMSNVVDFLADDNPDRLVAFAISIFNVTFPLFPDKLPTYHDRYNLAFCFALKRDYPCSGLHATRAIGICAMYGGDQFKSSANVCILRLYKVISKRLSISELLYDTAVSALGKIIEFQRDIIGPKVVQKWLNFLPLKHAYDEARYAHGLLSKLIQSSDEDLFGSNNKNLPMIISAIKEILSGPDRIGTEEAINQMIDFIDQHGGMEIELGGTRGTTFIVF, encoded by the exons ATGGCGTCAACCTCTGAATCAAACTCAACTCCGAGATTTTGGTCACCACCGCTACCACCACCAAAACCACCGCCAGGATTTTCCCTACGAAATCCGTTTGATCCAGATATAAATTCGCCACATCGCAATTTCTTTGAACAGAGAATTGTCAAGAGAAGATTCATCGAAAATAATCAAGATAAATCACTCATTCATGGCCATAAACTTCAAGATCACACTGCAATTTTCATCGAATCCAACGACTTATCGTCGCTTCAAGAAGCAATTGATGAATACGCTCAAACCAAGGATGAATCGTTGTTGACGATCTTCAAATCTTTCGAACTTAATTACCCTAATTCATTCTCATTCAAGCTTGCTAAAATCCTCCAGTTGCATCCTCCGTTTCAAATACGAACTGAAATCGTTGCTATCCTTCATTCAATTCAAAAGAATCCAACGAGTTTTCTCCACTCCAAAATCCTTATGGCAATGAGAAACCTTCTCCTTCATTCAGTTAAGGTAGAATCCGAAGAAATTCTGTTTCCTGTGCTATGCCAAACGATTGGTTTACTCGCTGATAGGTTGTACCGATCCTCTCTTGTTTGGGAGGAGCTTCTTCAGTATGCTTGTGATTGCATTTCTGCTGACTCGCAATCAAACAATAAGAAAGGGCTTACGTTGTTTGTGGAATTTCCGGTGAATGCTTTTCAAAACAGAGAGTTCTGGCTGAATCAAGGGAACTTTGATCTCGTTGTCTTGAAGAATTCGGAATTTATTTACTCGATGGATCAGGATTTGAAGGCGCTGGCATACGATTCATCGATTTCATTGATGTTATTGTCGAAGAATTTTCAGAAAACAGATTTATATGATTCTCTcttgttgattttgttgaatATCATTGATCAGCATGGAGATGAACAGGTTCTGGTTAATAGGGTTAGTCGTTTGTGTGATTTAGTTTCATTGGATGATGGAAATTTCTTTAAGGGGAAATATGGCGAAGTGTTTTGGTGCATGATTCGGGCAGCGGAGGTAGAAGGTGCAAGCGAGGAACTGAGGATTAAAGCGTGTACTGTTATCAAGGAGCTCTATGAAGAGAATGTGATCAAGAATGTTTCTTGTGAGGAAATGAAGAGAGTCCTTGTAGTTGCTATGAACATGTTGTCGTGTGTTGTTGATGATCCTCTTTGGTATGATGTTGACTATGAGTACAGTGTGAACGTTGGGTTGACAGATGGTTTCTACCTTGGGATTTTCTTGTTCAATTCACTCTCTTTAGATGGGGATGAAGGTGTGTTTGTTCCCACGGCAATTGAGATAATAACAGTGAAATATGCATCAAAGATTGATTGGCAGCTTCGTCATGCAGCATTGCTTGCCATTGGTTGGATTGCAGAGAGAAACTTCAAAGGG CAGGACATGATACAATACTTTGACCAAGTGGTGAGTCTGGTCCTTAAGTCACTGGATGATCTGGACCCCCGGGTACTTTGGGCTGCTATGCACGCAATTGCGTGTttgagtgaatttaaggaacaACTAATGCATGGCGATTATCACAAGAAGTTATTGACTAAACTAGTTCCCATCATTAGATGGAACTCTTGTGTACGTGTACAG TTATATGCTGTTATTGGCATTCATTCCTTGGTAAAAAATTGTGGCATAGACAAAATATTACCTTTTGGGGAACCAATGGTAGCATCATTACTTGTACTACTACTTCTTAAG CATGATAAACAGAAGTTACAGGTCGAAGCTATTGATACCCTGAAATCTTTTGCAGTTTCAATGCCG GTAACTTTTCGTCAAAATTATTACGATACAACAATGGAAACACTGAAAGTCATTGTGTTTAATAAGCATAGTTCACCTGCATTGTTGATCTTTGCCAAATGTCTAGAATGTATGATATATCTTGTTAGGAAAGTTGGGCCAGATAGTTTCAAAGAGGAGGAAGCTGTTCAG GTCGTGGAATCTCTAATATCACTTGAAGGAAAATTGAGCAATACAGGATACTTTGCAAAATGTATCATCTTACAG GCTCTAGAACAAATCTGCCGATGCCCAAGAGTGAGTATTGACAAATTTATAGATAAACTTATGCCAATGTTGCTTGGGTCCATTCAACACTATCTTGACTTAACGGTCGATAAGCTCAAGGATGATGGTGAAAAGGATTTGGTTGAAACTATGATAGTTCAGGCTTGTAATATATTGTCATATTTTGCTGTTCGGTCATCAAGAAGCTTTCCCCCCCACATTGGCAAG GAAACAGATAGGGATTTGTATACAATAGTAATGAGGTTACTTGCCAGATGCATTCAG ACCTCTAGTTCATTTTTCAGTGACCAATTGATCAAGGTTATTGCTGATGGAATAGATGATACAACAAAAAAGATTATTGATACTGAAATAAATAAAGCAGAAGAAGTGGTGGCTTCAGAAAGTGGGTGTGAATCTTTACCAACAGAAGATACACTTCAG GAGGTAGTTCAGTTAATAGAAACAACAATCATCACATTTAAAGACCGATGCAAGCTACATGTTGATGACCTCATGTCAaatgttgttgattttttg GCTGATGACAATCCAGATAGACTGGTGGCTTTTGCAATTTCCATTTTTAACGTTACCTTTCCACTATTCCCAGACAAATTGCCGAC GTATCATGACAGATATAATTTAGCCTTCTGTTTTGCTTTAAAGAGAGATTATCCTTGTTCTGGGCTg CATGCTACACGGGCGATTGGTATCTGTGCTATGTATGGAGGCGATCAATTTAAATCCTCTGCTAATG TGTGTATCTTAAGGCTATACAAAGTCATCAGTAAAAGACTTTCAATTAGTGAACTATTATATGATACCGCAGTTTCAGCTCTTGGAAAAATCATTGAGTTTCAACGTGACATTATTGGCCCTAAG GTGGTTCAAAAATGGTTAAACTTCTTGCCGTTGAAGCATGCTTACGATGAAGCTAGATATGCACATGGACTGCTTTCTAAATTGATACAAAG TTCGGATGAAGACCTATTTGGAAGCAATAACAAGAATCTTCCCATGATCATTTCCGCCATAAAAGAA attttatCTGGACCTGACCGTATTGGAACTGAGGAAGCTATTAATCAGATGATTGATTTCATAGATCAACATGGTGGGATGGAAATTGAATTAGGAGGTACAAGAGGTACAACATTCATCGTCTTCTAA